A genome region from Manihot esculenta cultivar AM560-2 chromosome 5, M.esculenta_v8, whole genome shotgun sequence includes the following:
- the LOC110614708 gene encoding auxin-responsive protein SAUR32, with product MGITGDRNHHHLINFHVHLPHLNFHHQGSSKKELKDIPKGCLAILVGQGEEQQRFVIPVIYINHPLFMELLKEAEEEYGFDQKGLITIPCHVEEFRNVQGMIDKEKYYDPHHHRDVSCFRA from the coding sequence ATGGGGATTACTGGAGATAGAAACCATCATCACTTGATCAATTTCCATGTCCACTTGCCACATCTTAACTTTCATCACCAGGGCAGCAGCaagaaagagttgaaagatatCCCAAAAGGGTGTTTGGCGATCTTGGTTGGACAAGGTGAGGAGCAGCAGAGGTTTGTGATCCCTGTGATTTACATAAATCACCCACTTTTCATGGAGCTGCTTAAAGAAGCTGAGGAAGAGtatggttttgatcagaaaggTCTCATCACTATTCCTTGCCATGTCGAGGAGTTTCGAAACGTTCAAGGCATGATTGACAAGGAAAAATACTATGACCCCCACCACCACCGCGACGTTTCGTGCTTTAGGGCTTGA